One window of Phycisphaeraceae bacterium genomic DNA carries:
- a CDS encoding bifunctional nuclease family protein: MELSRILIRELDEYQIIELREVVDDDDRDAGHQARSFPIVIGLPEAMAIDRRLKGFHIKRPQTHDLLATTIRELGGELLSITINDLSDHTFFATLDIRDQSENEIHIDCRPSDAIAIGIAGKVPIYVEEHVLDNITRHDV, translated from the coding sequence ATGGAGCTGTCCAGAATCCTGATTCGTGAACTCGACGAGTATCAGATCATCGAGCTTCGGGAAGTCGTTGATGACGATGATCGAGACGCGGGCCATCAAGCTCGATCGTTTCCCATCGTCATTGGGCTGCCGGAAGCGATGGCCATTGATCGCCGGCTCAAAGGGTTCCACATCAAACGCCCGCAAACACACGACCTGCTTGCAACGACAATTCGGGAACTCGGCGGCGAACTGCTCTCGATTACTATTAACGATCTCTCTGATCACACGTTCTTTGCCACGCTTGACATCAGGGACCAGAGCGAGAACGAGATTCACATCGATTGCCGGCCAAGCGATGCGATTGCAATTGGTATCGCTGGAAAAGTGCCTATTTACGTCGAAGAACACGTGCTTGATAACATCACGAGGCACGATGTATGA
- the truD gene encoding tRNA pseudouridine(13) synthase TruD produces MNAAHDLPHPFDGLALATQDLSGIACAVHDGTVPVIKQQPSDFLVEEQALYHPSGDGEHLYLYVQKSRLTTHSCARILAEHFRVDGLSVGYAGLKDTQAITRQMFSVHLPGRRREAFSSLEHDRIEVLWSDWHTNKLRRGHLAGNRFSIRIRNVDPSSAVLAHQCLRVLERAGVPNYFGPQRFGIGMNNHRVGLALVMQSWAEAIDLLLGPEKDRIVPPQSARLETALTKALARGDSHERACRMIRPNERSIFVSALQSAMFNQILSRRIGAGTLGMLVKGDRAQREGQHNTFLVTESSMADADLLRDVEAMQVSTTGPMWGPKMQRAASDVDATELGVLHEFGLADDDLTHMIDLAGDMGAGERRSMRVRVTETDVEGGVDEIGPYVRCAFTLPKGAFATSVLREIIKCDASLRSNADSTAPDRVVS; encoded by the coding sequence ATGAACGCGGCACATGACCTGCCGCACCCGTTCGACGGGCTTGCTTTGGCAACACAGGATCTGTCGGGAATCGCGTGTGCAGTACACGACGGCACTGTACCAGTGATTAAGCAGCAGCCGAGTGATTTTCTTGTTGAAGAGCAAGCGCTCTACCATCCGAGTGGAGATGGCGAACATCTTTATCTGTACGTGCAGAAGTCACGACTTACAACGCACTCGTGCGCACGAATACTCGCGGAGCATTTTCGAGTCGATGGGCTGAGCGTGGGATACGCTGGCTTGAAGGACACACAAGCAATCACACGTCAGATGTTTTCCGTGCATCTGCCGGGACGACGTCGTGAAGCCTTTTCGTCACTTGAACACGATCGGATTGAGGTGCTGTGGTCTGACTGGCACACCAACAAGCTTCGGCGCGGACACCTTGCTGGCAACCGGTTCTCGATCAGGATTCGCAACGTCGATCCATCGTCTGCGGTGCTTGCGCATCAGTGTCTCAGGGTGCTTGAGCGAGCGGGTGTGCCAAACTACTTTGGTCCACAGCGGTTTGGTATTGGGATGAACAATCACCGTGTCGGGCTTGCCCTGGTCATGCAAAGCTGGGCGGAGGCGATAGATCTGCTGCTGGGACCTGAAAAGGATCGGATAGTACCGCCGCAATCAGCTCGACTTGAGACTGCGCTGACGAAAGCTCTTGCACGCGGCGATTCGCACGAGCGAGCGTGCCGGATGATCCGTCCGAACGAGCGATCCATCTTTGTCTCGGCGTTGCAGTCAGCGATGTTCAACCAGATTCTGAGCAGGCGGATCGGCGCAGGGACGCTTGGCATGTTGGTCAAGGGCGATCGTGCGCAAAGAGAAGGGCAGCACAACACTTTTCTTGTCACCGAGTCTTCAATGGCTGATGCCGATCTGCTGCGAGATGTCGAAGCAATGCAGGTGAGCACTACAGGCCCGATGTGGGGCCCAAAGATGCAACGCGCTGCTAGCGACGTTGATGCGACTGAACTTGGCGTGCTGCACGAGTTCGGGCTGGCGGATGATGATCTCACTCACATGATTGATCTTGCTGGTGACATGGGAGCGGGTGAACGCAGGTCAATGCGTGTTCGAGTGACAGAGACCGATGTTGAGGGAGGAGTTGACGAGATAGGTCCGTATGTGCGATGTGCATTTACACTTCCCAAGGGCGCGTTTGCGACGAGCGTGCTTCGTGAGATCATCAAGTGTGATGCATCGCTGCGTTCGA